One Micromonospora sp. WMMD812 genomic window carries:
- the sufB gene encoding Fe-S cluster assembly protein SufB has translation MTEQIVQPLTQEEQLAALGRYEYGWADPDVAGAAAQRGLNEAVVRDISAKKNEPAWMLDLRLKGLRLFDRKPMPAWGADLTGIDFDNIKYFVRSTEKQAASWEDLPEDIKNTYDRLGIPEAEKQRLVAGVAAQYESEVVYHKIREDLEEQGVIFLDTDTALREHEDIFKEYFGTVIPVGDNKFAALNTSVWSGGSFIYVPKGVHVEIPLQAYFRINTENMGQFERTLIIVDEGAYVHYVEGCTAPLYSSDSLHSAVVEIIVKKNARCRYTTIQNWSNNVYNLVTKRAVCQEGATMEWVDGNIGSKVTMKYPAVYMLGEHAKGEVLSVAMAGEGQHQDAGAKMVHGAPHTSSTIVSKSIARGGGRTSYRGLVQVLEGSHHSKSTVKCDALLVDTISRSDTYPYVDIREDDVAMGHEATVSKVSEDQLFYLMSRGLSEDEAMAMIVRGFIEPIAKELPMEYALELNRLIELQMEGAVG, from the coding sequence ATGACCGAGCAGATCGTCCAGCCCCTGACCCAGGAGGAGCAGCTCGCCGCCCTGGGCCGCTACGAGTACGGCTGGGCCGACCCGGACGTCGCCGGGGCCGCCGCCCAGCGCGGCCTCAACGAGGCGGTGGTGCGGGACATCTCGGCGAAGAAGAATGAGCCGGCCTGGATGCTCGACCTGCGCCTGAAGGGCCTGCGGCTCTTCGACCGCAAGCCGATGCCGGCCTGGGGCGCCGACCTCACCGGGATCGACTTCGACAACATCAAGTACTTCGTCCGGTCGACGGAGAAGCAGGCCGCCAGCTGGGAGGACCTGCCCGAGGACATCAAGAACACCTACGACCGGCTGGGCATCCCCGAGGCGGAGAAGCAGCGCCTGGTCGCCGGTGTCGCGGCGCAGTACGAGTCCGAGGTCGTCTACCACAAGATCCGTGAGGACCTCGAGGAGCAGGGTGTCATCTTCCTGGACACCGACACGGCGCTGCGCGAGCACGAGGACATCTTCAAGGAGTACTTCGGCACGGTGATCCCGGTCGGCGACAACAAGTTCGCCGCGCTGAACACCTCCGTGTGGTCCGGTGGCTCGTTCATCTACGTGCCGAAGGGCGTGCACGTGGAAATCCCGCTGCAGGCCTACTTCCGGATCAACACGGAGAACATGGGCCAGTTCGAGCGGACGCTGATCATCGTCGACGAGGGCGCGTACGTGCACTACGTCGAGGGCTGCACCGCGCCGCTCTACTCGTCCGACTCGCTGCACAGCGCGGTCGTCGAGATCATCGTCAAGAAGAACGCCCGGTGCCGTTACACGACCATCCAGAACTGGTCGAACAACGTCTACAACCTGGTGACCAAGCGCGCCGTCTGCCAGGAGGGCGCGACCATGGAGTGGGTCGACGGCAACATCGGCTCCAAGGTCACCATGAAGTACCCGGCGGTCTACATGCTCGGTGAGCACGCCAAGGGTGAGGTGCTCTCGGTGGCCATGGCCGGCGAGGGTCAGCACCAGGACGCCGGCGCCAAGATGGTGCACGGCGCGCCGCACACCAGCAGCACCATCGTCTCCAAGTCGATCGCCCGGGGCGGCGGCCGCACCTCGTACCGCGGCCTGGTGCAGGTGCTGGAGGGTTCGCACCACAGCAAGAGCACGGTCAAGTGCGACGCGCTGCTGGTCGACACCATCTCCCGCTCGGACACCTACCCGTACGTCGACATCCGCGAGGACGACGTGGCGATGGGGCACGAGGCGACCGTCTCCAAGGTCAGCGAGGACCAGCTCTTCTACCTGATGAGCCGGGGCCTGAGCGAGGACGAGGCGATGGCGATGATCGTGCGCGGCTTCATCGAGCCGATCGCCAAGGAACTCCCGATGGAGTACGCCCTGGAGCTCAACCGCCTGATCGAGCTCCAGATGGAGGGCGCGGTCGGCTGA
- the sufU gene encoding Fe-S cluster assembly sulfur transfer protein SufU, whose translation MQLDQLYQEIILDHYKHPHGRGLRDADDPSDRTAEAHHVNPTCGDEVTVRVATDGAVLTDISYEGMGCSISQASASVLHELLRGRGAGDAFEAHEAFVELMSGRGQVTPDEDVLGDGVAFAGVARYPARVKCALLPWMAFKDAAARAGVGVSPEVKA comes from the coding sequence ATGCAACTCGACCAGCTCTACCAGGAGATCATCCTGGACCACTACAAGCACCCGCACGGGCGCGGGCTGCGCGACGCCGACGACCCGTCGGACCGCACCGCCGAGGCGCACCACGTGAACCCGACCTGCGGGGACGAGGTCACCGTGCGGGTCGCCACCGACGGCGCGGTGCTCACCGACATCTCGTACGAGGGCATGGGCTGCTCGATCAGCCAGGCCTCGGCGAGCGTGCTGCACGAGCTGCTGCGCGGTCGGGGCGCGGGGGACGCGTTCGAGGCGCACGAGGCGTTCGTGGAGTTGATGTCCGGCCGTGGCCAGGTCACGCCGGACGAGGACGTGCTCGGTGACGGGGTGGCGTTCGCGGGCGTGGCCCGCTACCCCGCCCGGGTCAAGTGCGCGCTGTTGCCGTGGATGGCGTTCAAGGACGCCGCGGCACGCGCCGGGGTGGGCGTGAGCCCGGAGGTGAAGGCATGA
- a CDS encoding non-heme iron oxygenase ferredoxin subunit — translation MIKICSTEDVPKGTAISADVDGTQIAVVHGEDDGFYAVYDECSHAAVALSEGEVDGCTLECWLHGSRFDLRTGEPTGLPATEPVPVYPVEVRDGDIYVSLTPSNGVTR, via the coding sequence ATGATCAAGATCTGCTCCACCGAGGACGTCCCGAAGGGCACCGCGATCAGCGCGGATGTCGACGGCACGCAGATCGCCGTCGTACACGGCGAGGACGACGGGTTCTACGCCGTGTACGACGAGTGTTCGCACGCCGCGGTCGCCCTCTCCGAGGGCGAGGTCGACGGCTGCACGCTGGAGTGCTGGCTGCACGGCTCCCGTTTCGACCTGCGTACCGGCGAGCCGACCGGGCTGCCCGCCACCGAACCCGTACCCGTCTACCCCGTCGAAGTCCGCGACGGCGACATCTACGTCAGCCTGACGCCGAGCAATGGAGTGACCCGATAA
- a CDS encoding acVLRF1 family peptidyl-tRNA hydrolase yields the protein MSSRPAAGGGRWVEVAPDRIGRWVDGFTERHGTPAITTQAYGLLLAAPDGATAELHRPPGARPAGDLPGFVVAASAPRRIGLLLARKGAVAVGVAAGAELLVSKVDTRYVQGRTAAGGWSQQRFARRRDNQAKAALGDAVELAVRLLLPEAGTLSALVGGGDRRAVDTVLADRRLAPLAALRADRLLDVPEPRHAVLVAAVDAARAVRILVRDPQT from the coding sequence ATGTCCAGTCGACCCGCAGCCGGTGGTGGGCGGTGGGTCGAGGTGGCCCCGGACCGGATCGGCCGCTGGGTGGACGGTTTCACCGAGCGGCACGGCACGCCGGCCATCACCACCCAGGCGTACGGCCTGCTGCTGGCCGCCCCGGACGGCGCGACGGCCGAGCTGCACCGCCCGCCGGGGGCGCGGCCCGCCGGGGATCTGCCCGGGTTCGTGGTCGCGGCCAGCGCGCCGCGTCGGATCGGCCTGTTGCTGGCCCGCAAGGGCGCCGTCGCGGTGGGCGTCGCGGCGGGAGCGGAGCTGCTGGTCTCCAAGGTGGACACCCGGTACGTGCAGGGGCGGACCGCCGCCGGCGGCTGGTCCCAGCAGCGGTTCGCCCGCCGGCGGGACAACCAGGCGAAGGCCGCGCTGGGCGACGCGGTGGAGCTGGCCGTGCGGCTGCTGCTGCCCGAGGCCGGGACGCTCAGCGCACTGGTCGGTGGCGGTGACCGGCGCGCGGTGGACACGGTGCTGGCCGACCGGCGGCTCGCCCCGCTCGCCGCGCTGCGCGCCGACCGCCTGCTCGACGTCCCCGAGCCCCGGCACGCGGTGCTGGTGGCCGCGGTCGACGCGGCCCGCGCGGTACGCATCCTGGTCCGCGACCCGCAGACGTGA
- a CDS encoding cysteine desulfurase produces the protein MTTIAIPPGMPQYDDVPRYDVAKVRADFPILDREINGHRLVYLDSANTSHKPRQVLDVLAEHYARHNANVSRSVHTLGTEATEAYEGARAKVAAFINAPSPDEVVFTKNSTEAINIVAYAFSNASLRPDADPRFRLGPGDEVVISEMEHHSNIVPWQLLCERTGATLRWFPVTDSGRLDESGLDDLITERTKIVSLVHMSNILGTVNATARITARVREVGALLLLDCSQSVPHLPMDVVDYDADFIVFTGHKMCGPTGIGVLWGRAELLAAMPPVFGGGSMIETVQMAGSTYAPPPARFEAGTPPIAEAVALGAAVDYLSGIGMKAIQWHEKELTAYALDALATVPGLRIFGPTVPVGRGGTISFALGDVHPHDVGQVLDSLGVQVRVGHHCARPVCTRFGVPATTRASFYLYTTTEEIDALVAGLEQVRKVFS, from the coding sequence ATGACCACCATCGCGATCCCGCCGGGGATGCCGCAGTACGACGACGTGCCGCGATACGACGTGGCGAAGGTGCGCGCCGACTTCCCGATCCTGGACCGGGAGATCAACGGGCACCGGCTGGTCTATCTCGACAGCGCCAACACGTCGCACAAACCGCGGCAGGTGCTCGACGTGCTCGCCGAGCACTACGCGCGGCACAACGCGAACGTGTCCCGCTCGGTGCACACGCTGGGCACCGAGGCGACCGAGGCGTACGAGGGCGCGCGGGCCAAGGTGGCCGCGTTCATCAACGCGCCGAGCCCGGACGAGGTGGTGTTCACCAAGAACTCCACCGAGGCGATCAACATCGTGGCGTACGCGTTCTCCAACGCCTCGCTGCGACCGGACGCCGATCCCCGGTTCCGGCTCGGCCCCGGCGACGAGGTGGTGATCTCCGAGATGGAGCACCACTCGAACATCGTCCCGTGGCAGCTGCTGTGCGAGCGCACCGGCGCGACCCTCCGCTGGTTCCCGGTCACCGACTCGGGGCGGCTGGACGAGTCCGGCCTGGACGACCTGATCACCGAGCGGACGAAGATCGTCTCGCTGGTGCACATGTCGAACATCCTGGGCACGGTCAACGCCACGGCCCGGATCACCGCGCGGGTCCGCGAGGTGGGGGCGCTGCTGCTGCTGGACTGCTCGCAGTCGGTGCCGCACCTGCCGATGGACGTGGTCGACTACGACGCGGACTTCATCGTCTTCACCGGCCACAAGATGTGCGGCCCGACCGGCATCGGGGTCCTCTGGGGCCGGGCCGAGCTGCTGGCGGCCATGCCGCCGGTGTTCGGCGGCGGCTCGATGATCGAGACGGTGCAGATGGCCGGCTCCACCTACGCTCCGCCGCCGGCCCGGTTCGAGGCGGGCACCCCGCCGATCGCCGAGGCGGTGGCGCTCGGCGCCGCGGTGGACTACCTGTCCGGCATCGGCATGAAGGCCATCCAGTGGCACGAGAAGGAGCTGACGGCGTACGCGCTGGACGCTCTCGCGACGGTGCCCGGCCTGCGGATCTTCGGTCCGACCGTGCCGGTCGGCCGGGGCGGCACGATCTCGTTCGCCCTCGGCGACGTGCACCCGCACGACGTGGGTCAGGTGCTCGACTCGCTGGGCGTGCAGGTGCGGGTCGGCCACCACTGCGCCCGCCCGGTCTGCACCCGGTTCGGTGTGCCGGCCACGACGCGGGCCTCGTTCTACCTCTACACCACCACCGAGGAGATCGACGCTCTGGTGGCGGGTCTGGAGCAGGTGCGGAAGGTGTTCAGCTGA
- a CDS encoding ABC-F family ATP-binding cassette domain-containing protein, with protein MITATGLELRAGARILLSDTTLRVQPGDRIGLVGRNGAGKTTTLKVLAGEGQPYAGQIDRRSAIGYLPQDPRTGDLGVTGRDRVLSARGLDVLMAQMKEIEAKLADGADEKLVRRYGALEDQFASLGGYAAEAEAARICANLGLPDRALAQTIGTLSGGQRRRVELARILFRDAGENGGGILLLDEPTNHLDADSITWLRGFLANHKGGLIVISHDASLLEAVVNKVWFLDATRSEVDAYNLGWKAYLEARETDERRRRRERANAEKKAGALMAQADKMRAKATKTVAAQNMARRAEKLMSGLEEVRVADKVAKVRFPTPAPCGKTPLTASGLSKSYGSLEIFTDVDVAVDRGSRVAILGLNGAGKTTLLRMLGGLLEPDTGEVRAGHGLRLGYYAQEHETLDVERTVLENMRAAALEQTDTDLRKILGAFLFSGEDVEKPAGVLSGGEKTRLALATLVCSGANVLLLDEPTNNLDPVSREQVLDAIARYPGAIVLVTHDPGAVTALKPDRAILLPDGDEDAWSDDLLELVELA; from the coding sequence ATGATCACTGCCACCGGCCTGGAGCTGCGCGCCGGCGCCCGGATCCTGCTGTCCGACACCACGCTGCGCGTGCAGCCCGGTGACCGGATCGGCCTGGTCGGGCGCAACGGCGCCGGCAAGACCACCACGCTGAAGGTGCTCGCGGGGGAGGGGCAGCCGTACGCCGGGCAGATCGACCGGCGCAGCGCCATCGGCTACCTGCCGCAGGACCCGCGCACCGGCGACCTGGGGGTCACCGGCCGGGACCGGGTGCTGTCCGCCCGCGGGCTGGACGTGCTGATGGCGCAGATGAAGGAGATCGAGGCGAAGCTCGCCGACGGCGCCGACGAGAAGCTGGTCCGCCGCTACGGCGCGCTGGAGGACCAGTTCGCCTCGCTCGGCGGGTACGCCGCCGAGGCGGAGGCGGCCCGGATCTGCGCCAACCTCGGCCTGCCGGACCGGGCGCTCGCCCAGACCATCGGCACCCTCTCCGGCGGTCAGCGCCGCCGCGTCGAACTGGCCCGGATCCTGTTCCGCGACGCCGGCGAGAACGGCGGCGGCATCCTGCTGCTCGACGAGCCGACCAACCACCTCGACGCGGACTCGATCACCTGGCTCCGCGGCTTCCTCGCCAACCACAAGGGCGGGCTGATCGTGATCAGCCACGACGCCTCGCTGCTGGAGGCCGTGGTCAACAAGGTCTGGTTCCTGGACGCCACCCGCTCCGAGGTCGACGCCTACAACCTGGGCTGGAAGGCGTACCTGGAGGCGCGGGAGACCGACGAGCGGCGCCGCCGCCGGGAGCGGGCCAACGCCGAGAAGAAGGCCGGCGCGCTGATGGCGCAGGCGGACAAGATGCGGGCCAAGGCCACCAAGACGGTGGCCGCGCAGAACATGGCCCGCCGGGCCGAGAAGCTGATGTCCGGGCTGGAGGAGGTGCGGGTCGCCGACAAGGTGGCCAAGGTGCGCTTCCCCACCCCGGCGCCGTGCGGCAAGACCCCGCTTACCGCGAGCGGGCTCTCCAAGTCGTACGGCTCGCTGGAGATCTTCACCGACGTCGACGTGGCGGTGGACCGGGGCTCACGGGTGGCGATCCTCGGCCTCAACGGCGCCGGCAAGACCACCCTGCTGCGGATGCTCGGCGGCCTGCTGGAACCGGACACCGGCGAGGTGCGGGCGGGTCACGGGCTGCGGTTGGGCTACTACGCCCAGGAGCACGAGACGCTCGACGTCGAGCGGACCGTGCTGGAGAACATGCGGGCCGCCGCCCTCGAGCAGACCGACACGGACCTGCGCAAGATCCTCGGCGCGTTCCTCTTCTCCGGTGAGGACGTGGAGAAGCCGGCCGGGGTGCTCTCCGGCGGCGAGAAGACCCGGCTGGCCCTGGCCACCCTGGTCTGCTCCGGGGCCAACGTGCTGCTGCTGGACGAGCCGACCAACAACCTCGACCCGGTCAGCCGGGAGCAGGTGCTCGACGCGATCGCCCGCTACCCCGGCGCGATCGTCCTGGTCACCCACGACCCGGGGGCGGTCACCGCGTTGAAGCCTGACCGGGCCATCCTGCTCCCCGACGGCGACGAGGACGCGTGGAGCGACGACCTGCTCGAGCTGGTCGAGCTGGCCTGA
- a CDS encoding HTH domain-containing protein, translating to MPASAAADVSTRGRVTQLLLERGATTAAQLGSALGLSPAAIRRHLDAMLADGDVVAREQAVRGHRGRGRPAKVFVLTDAGRGRCGDHHYDNMATAALRWIARTGGPEAVEVFAAEQVSALETRCRAAMEDAGDDPLARAEALAGALTAEGYAANASTIATGGQLCQHHCPVAHVAAEFPQLCEAETAVISRLVGTHVQRLATIAHGDGVCTTHIPTQPGRAQSGKTVTTVRTDR from the coding sequence CTGCCGGCGTCCGCCGCCGCCGACGTGTCGACCCGGGGCCGGGTCACCCAGTTGCTGCTCGAGCGGGGCGCGACCACCGCGGCGCAGCTCGGCTCGGCGCTCGGGCTCAGCCCGGCCGCGATCCGTCGGCACCTCGACGCGATGCTCGCCGACGGTGACGTGGTGGCGCGAGAGCAGGCGGTCCGCGGCCACCGCGGCCGGGGCCGCCCGGCCAAGGTGTTCGTGTTGACCGACGCCGGCCGGGGCCGCTGCGGCGACCACCACTACGACAACATGGCCACCGCCGCCCTGCGCTGGATCGCCCGCACCGGGGGGCCCGAGGCGGTGGAGGTGTTCGCCGCCGAGCAGGTCTCCGCGCTGGAGACCCGCTGCCGGGCCGCCATGGAGGACGCCGGCGACGACCCGCTCGCGCGGGCCGAGGCACTCGCCGGGGCGCTGACCGCCGAGGGCTACGCTGCCAACGCGTCCACGATCGCCACCGGCGGCCAGCTCTGCCAACACCACTGCCCGGTGGCGCACGTCGCCGCCGAGTTTCCTCAGCTGTGCGAGGCCGAGACCGCGGTGATCTCCCGTCTGGTCGGCACCCACGTGCAGCGCCTGGCCACCATCGCGCACGGCGACGGGGTGTGCACCACGCACATCCCGACCCAGCCGGGGCGTGCCCAGTCCGGAAAGACCGTCACCACTGTGAGGACAGATAGATGA
- the sufD gene encoding Fe-S cluster assembly protein SufD → MTTQASAPPSTKSQALRSYDVADFPALTGLEEEWRFTPLKRLRGLLDGAVSDASAHWPAHEFGPLPEGVRIGSLAKDDPRRGSVLTPVDRISARAYGESDLGMLVEIAREAVVTEPVVVTVHGGPSDVVAFAHTFVEVGALSESVLVLQQVGTGTLADNVEVAVADGAKLTLVTVADWAEDAVQAQHLKVKLGRDAKVVHIQVSLGGDLVRQYTSVEYTDRGGEAELYGVYFADSGQHLEHRQLVDHSVPDCRSYVGYRGALQGESAHTVWVGDVLIRAEATGTDTYEINRNLLLSDGARADSVPNLEIETGEIAGAGHASATGRFDDEQLFYLMARGIPEGEARRLVVRGFFAELINKIPVEDLRERLGAAIEDRLAKAGA, encoded by the coding sequence ATGACTACCCAGGCTTCCGCGCCGCCCAGCACCAAGTCGCAGGCGCTCCGCTCGTACGATGTCGCCGACTTCCCGGCCCTCACGGGCCTGGAGGAGGAGTGGCGTTTCACGCCGCTCAAGCGCTTGCGCGGCCTGCTCGACGGCGCCGTGTCGGACGCGTCGGCCCACTGGCCCGCCCACGAGTTCGGGCCGCTGCCCGAGGGCGTGCGGATCGGCAGCCTGGCGAAGGACGACCCGCGCCGAGGTAGCGTGCTGACCCCGGTCGACCGGATCAGCGCACGTGCCTACGGCGAGTCGGACCTCGGCATGCTGGTGGAGATCGCCCGCGAGGCGGTCGTCACCGAGCCCGTGGTCGTCACCGTGCACGGCGGCCCGTCGGACGTGGTGGCCTTCGCCCACACGTTCGTCGAGGTGGGGGCGCTCTCCGAGTCGGTGCTCGTGCTTCAGCAGGTCGGCACCGGCACGCTGGCCGACAACGTCGAGGTGGCGGTCGCCGACGGGGCGAAGCTCACGCTGGTCACGGTCGCCGACTGGGCCGAGGACGCGGTGCAGGCGCAGCACCTCAAGGTGAAGCTGGGCCGGGACGCCAAGGTGGTACACATCCAGGTGAGCCTCGGCGGCGACCTGGTCCGGCAGTACACCTCGGTGGAGTACACCGACCGGGGTGGCGAGGCCGAGCTGTACGGCGTCTACTTCGCCGACTCGGGCCAGCATCTGGAGCACCGGCAGCTGGTCGACCACTCGGTGCCGGACTGCCGCAGCTACGTCGGCTACCGGGGTGCCCTGCAGGGCGAGAGCGCGCACACCGTCTGGGTGGGCGACGTGCTGATCCGGGCCGAGGCGACCGGCACCGACACGTACGAGATCAACCGGAACCTGCTGCTCAGCGACGGCGCCCGGGCCGACTCCGTGCCGAACCTCGAGATCGAGACCGGCGAGATCGCCGGCGCCGGCCACGCGAGCGCGACCGGCCGCTTCGACGACGAGCAGCTGTTCTACCTGATGGCCCGGGGCATCCCGGAGGGCGAGGCCCGTCGGCTGGTGGTCCGCGGCTTCTTCGCCGAGCTGATCAACAAGATCCCGGTGGAGGACCTGCGCGAGCGGCTCGGCGCGGCGATCGAGGACCGGCTGGCCAAGGCTGGCGCCTGA
- a CDS encoding neutral zinc metallopeptidase: MELNENAQIDTSQVDDRRGSGGGGVGGIPIPIGGGRGGIVGLVIAVLVALVGGGFGLNAAVNGGGDSAGDNTSLEQKCSADDALQQLDCRNTLYVNSIQAYWRTALPERFGEQYAPSKTVFFSQGVSTACGQADSGVGPFYCPADDLVYIDLTFYRVLADQLGAEGEFAQPYVLAHEYGHHVQDLLGTEAQMRRQQQRDPENANALSVKLELQADCYAGAWAKNATGTADESGQKIFTSISEQDIQQAIDTAEKIGDDAISERANRPVNPDEFTHGSSAQRKEWFTKGYSSGDPKSCDTFGNG, from the coding sequence ATGGAGCTGAACGAGAACGCGCAGATCGACACCAGCCAGGTGGACGACCGACGTGGGTCCGGCGGCGGCGGTGTGGGCGGGATACCGATCCCGATCGGCGGCGGTCGTGGCGGCATCGTCGGCCTCGTCATCGCCGTGCTCGTCGCGCTGGTCGGCGGCGGCTTCGGCCTCAACGCGGCCGTCAACGGCGGCGGGGACTCCGCGGGCGACAACACCTCGCTGGAGCAGAAGTGCTCGGCCGACGACGCGCTGCAGCAGCTCGACTGCCGCAACACCCTCTACGTGAACTCCATCCAGGCGTACTGGCGCACGGCGCTGCCGGAGCGGTTCGGCGAACAGTACGCGCCGTCGAAGACGGTCTTCTTCAGCCAGGGCGTCTCCACCGCGTGCGGCCAGGCGGACTCCGGCGTCGGTCCGTTCTACTGCCCCGCCGACGACCTCGTCTACATCGACCTCACCTTCTACCGGGTGCTCGCCGACCAGCTCGGCGCGGAGGGCGAGTTCGCTCAGCCGTACGTGCTGGCCCACGAGTACGGCCACCACGTACAGGACCTGCTCGGCACCGAGGCGCAGATGCGCCGCCAGCAGCAGCGGGACCCGGAGAACGCCAACGCGCTGTCGGTCAAGCTGGAACTCCAGGCCGACTGCTACGCCGGCGCGTGGGCGAAGAACGCCACCGGCACGGCCGACGAGAGCGGTCAGAAGATCTTCACCAGCATCAGCGAGCAGGACATCCAGCAGGCGATCGACACCGCCGAGAAGATCGGCGACGATGCGATCTCCGAGCGGGCGAACCGCCCGGTGAACCCGGACGAGTTCACCCACGGCTCGTCGGCCCAGCGCAAGGAGTGGTTCACCAAGGGCTACTCCAGCGGCGACCCGAAGTCCTGCGACACCTTCGGTAACGGCTGA
- a CDS encoding LysE family transporter, with protein MTAAFLAGLVAGYGVAIPVGAIAVLILGLSARTSFRVGACAALGVATADGLYAAVATLGGAALAALIAPVAAPLRAVAAVVLLALAGYTAWRALRPRPSAGPAPAGRGLDSPLRAFTGVLALTLLNPATVVYFAALVLGRGDAADPDPATGASFVLGAFLASASWQLLIAGGGTLVGRALAGPRGRLVTALTSSAIIAALAITTLLKT; from the coding sequence GTGACCGCGGCGTTCCTGGCCGGGCTGGTCGCCGGCTACGGCGTCGCCATCCCGGTCGGCGCGATCGCCGTGCTGATCCTCGGGCTCAGCGCGCGCACCTCGTTCCGGGTCGGCGCGTGCGCGGCCCTCGGGGTGGCCACCGCCGACGGTCTCTACGCGGCGGTCGCCACGCTCGGCGGGGCGGCGCTGGCCGCCCTGATCGCCCCGGTCGCCGCGCCGCTGCGGGCCGTCGCCGCGGTGGTGCTGCTCGCCCTCGCCGGGTATACCGCGTGGCGGGCGCTGCGGCCCCGGCCTTCGGCGGGTCCGGCCCCTGCCGGTCGTGGCCTGGACAGTCCGCTCCGGGCGTTCACCGGCGTGCTGGCGCTGACGCTGCTGAATCCGGCGACCGTGGTCTACTTCGCCGCGCTGGTGCTGGGCCGCGGCGACGCCGCGGATCCGGACCCGGCGACCGGCGCGTCCTTCGTGCTCGGCGCGTTCCTCGCGTCGGCGAGCTGGCAACTGCTGATCGCCGGGGGCGGCACACTGGTCGGGCGGGCGCTCGCCGGTCCGCGCGGCCGGCTGGTCACCGCGCTCACCTCCAGCGCGATCATCGCCGCCCTGGCCATCACCACATTGCTGAAAACCTGA
- the sufC gene encoding Fe-S cluster assembly ATPase SufC gives MSTLEIRDLKVSVKLPEGELKPILAGVDLTVRSGETHAIMGPNGSGKSTLAYSIAGHPKYEITGGSVTLDGEDVLAMSVDERARAGLFLAMQYPVEVPGVSVANFLRTAKTAIDGEAPKLRTWGGELRGAMERLQMDPAFAQRNVNEGFSGGEKKRHEIVQLELLKPKMAILDETDSGLDVDALRVVSEGVNRVRDTGDTGLLLITHYTRILRYIKPDFVHVFVAGRIVEQGGPELADKLEDEGYERYVAGAGSARA, from the coding sequence ATGAGCACCCTGGAGATCCGCGACCTGAAGGTGTCGGTCAAGCTGCCCGAGGGTGAGCTCAAGCCGATCCTGGCCGGTGTCGACCTGACCGTCCGCTCCGGTGAGACCCACGCGATCATGGGCCCCAACGGTTCCGGCAAGTCGACCCTGGCGTACTCGATCGCCGGTCACCCCAAGTACGAGATCACCGGTGGCTCGGTGACCCTCGACGGCGAGGACGTGCTGGCCATGTCCGTCGACGAGCGGGCCCGCGCCGGCCTGTTCCTGGCGATGCAGTACCCGGTCGAGGTGCCCGGCGTGTCGGTGGCCAACTTCCTGCGTACCGCCAAGACCGCCATCGACGGCGAGGCGCCGAAGCTGCGCACGTGGGGCGGCGAGCTGCGCGGCGCCATGGAGCGACTCCAGATGGACCCGGCGTTCGCCCAGCGCAACGTCAACGAGGGCTTCTCCGGCGGCGAGAAGAAGCGGCATGAGATCGTGCAGCTGGAGCTGCTGAAGCCGAAGATGGCCATCCTCGACGAGACCGACTCCGGCCTCGACGTCGACGCGCTCCGCGTCGTCAGCGAGGGGGTCAACCGGGTCCGCGACACCGGCGACACCGGCCTGCTGCTGATCACCCACTACACCCGGATCCTGCGCTACATCAAGCCGGACTTCGTGCACGTCTTCGTCGCCGGCCGGATCGTCGAGCAGGGCGGGCCGGAGCTGGCCGACAAGCTCGAGGACGAGGGCTACGAGCGGTACGTCGCCGGGGCCGGTTCGGCACGGGCCTGA
- a CDS encoding metal-sulfur cluster assembly factor, translating into MSSEETATAATPATGGKAAVADIEEAMKDVVDPELGINVVDLGLVYGVHVDDENVVTLDMTLTSAACPLTDVIEDQARQALTTGPGGGLVNDIRINWVWLPPWGPDKITDEGRDQLRSLGFNV; encoded by the coding sequence ATGAGCAGCGAAGAGACCGCCACGGCGGCGACGCCGGCGACCGGCGGGAAGGCCGCCGTCGCCGACATCGAAGAGGCGATGAAGGACGTCGTCGACCCGGAGCTGGGCATCAACGTGGTCGACCTCGGCCTGGTGTACGGCGTGCACGTCGACGACGAGAACGTGGTCACCCTGGACATGACGCTCACCTCGGCGGCCTGCCCGCTGACCGACGTCATCGAGGACCAGGCGCGGCAGGCACTGACCACCGGCCCGGGTGGCGGGTTGGTCAACGACATCCGGATCAACTGGGTCTGGCTGCCGCCGTGGGGGCCGGACAAGATCACTGACGAGGGCCGCGACCAGCTCCGCTCGCTCGGCTTCAACGTCTGA